From the Deinococcus aquaticus genome, one window contains:
- a CDS encoding sensor domain-containing diguanylate cyclase: protein MWGDLFLNLCAFVTMAYLLSATYRSWPPEQAGPMLWLRAALLSSVGVILMLFPAQLAPGVVMDLRAVPLAFAALRYGAPMGLLIALPSAAYRVYLGGQGVPVGLSSMLLVILAASILRPYVNFADPNRPLLQRWYYAAPVLMPYGLSVVFLPGGVDLLLKSYLPLLAFNALGFLIGGSILTARLQMLQLTSRFQAQALLDPLTRLANRRQFDQDLVYLTHRDAVLMIDIDHFKRVNDTFGHPTGDRVLTQVAQTVASALRPGDTAYRFGGEEFAVILRNTQPPFLHAVAERLRSAATLTLDLRPADDHSALHGTHQVAGTSSEAALPPAYPPERWPITVSIGGAHASTGPHSAVARADAAMYHAKRSGRNRSVIDAHDPHPPGPSSETRAAT from the coding sequence ATGTGGGGCGACCTGTTTCTCAACCTGTGCGCGTTCGTGACCATGGCGTACCTGCTGAGCGCCACGTACCGCTCGTGGCCGCCCGAGCAGGCCGGGCCGATGCTGTGGCTGCGCGCCGCGCTGCTCTCATCGGTCGGCGTGATCCTGATGCTGTTCCCGGCCCAGCTGGCACCGGGCGTCGTGATGGACCTGCGGGCCGTGCCGCTGGCCTTCGCCGCGCTGCGGTACGGTGCACCCATGGGCCTGCTGATCGCCCTGCCCAGCGCCGCGTACCGCGTGTACCTGGGCGGACAGGGCGTCCCGGTCGGTCTCAGCAGCATGCTGCTGGTGATTCTGGCCGCCAGTATCCTGCGCCCGTACGTGAATTTCGCTGACCCCAACCGGCCCCTGCTGCAACGCTGGTACTACGCCGCGCCGGTCCTGATGCCCTACGGCCTGAGCGTGGTGTTCCTGCCGGGCGGCGTGGACCTGCTGCTGAAATCGTACCTGCCGCTGCTGGCCTTCAACGCGCTGGGTTTCCTGATCGGCGGGTCGATCCTCACGGCCCGGTTGCAGATGCTGCAGCTCACCAGCCGCTTTCAGGCGCAGGCGCTGCTGGACCCCCTGACCCGACTGGCGAACCGCCGCCAGTTCGACCAGGACCTCGTGTACCTGACCCACCGGGACGCCGTGCTGATGATCGACATCGATCACTTCAAACGCGTGAACGACACCTTCGGTCACCCGACCGGCGACCGCGTGCTGACGCAGGTGGCGCAGACCGTCGCGTCCGCCCTGCGGCCCGGCGACACCGCGTACCGCTTCGGCGGCGAGGAATTCGCGGTGATTCTGCGCAACACCCAACCGCCGTTCCTGCACGCGGTCGCCGAACGCCTGCGCAGCGCCGCCACGCTGACCCTCGACCTGCGCCCGGCCGACGATCACAGCGCCCTGCACGGCACCCATCAGGTTGCCGGGACCAGTTCAGAGGCGGCCCTGCCTCCCGCGTATCCGCCGGAGCGCTGGCCCATCACCGTCTCCATCGGCGGCGCGCATGCCAGCACCGGCCCGCACAGCGCCGTGGCCCGCGCCGACGCCGCGATGTACCACGCCAAACGCAGCGGCCGCAACCGAAGCGTCATCGACGCCCACGATCCCCACCCGCCGGGCCCGTCCAGCGAGACCCGCGCCGCCACCTGA
- a CDS encoding sensor domain-containing diguanylate cyclase, producing MHVVLKQRHPQPDPAHAEPAGTEALRLASLLALGILDTDPEPQFDRIMDLTARYFGAPYGSVTFVDDHRQWFKASTGFTTRQDPRPQSICAITVDQRAPLIIPDTLLDPRTATLNSVLGGPRIRFYAGVPLVTDDGHTVGTLCVMDTRPREFGDGNLEVLAQFSELVLSELRLRLALRDLEAMAHTDTLTGLPNRRAFDRTLATACAALPGDPLVLGVMDLDRFKVINDTLGHAVGDAVLRFVAEQIGALLRPGELLARYGGDEFALLLTGPDALRRARDLTTDLPQHLRMPSGLRVSVSLGLSSAPTPGDPADLLRRADHAMYRAKQGGQTAALDLHTPLPPGRT from the coding sequence ATGCACGTAGTGCTCAAGCAGCGGCACCCACAACCCGACCCTGCCCACGCGGAACCTGCCGGTACCGAAGCGTTGCGGCTGGCCTCGCTGCTGGCCCTCGGCATTCTGGACACCGATCCGGAACCGCAGTTCGACCGGATCATGGACCTCACGGCCCGCTACTTCGGCGCGCCGTACGGCTCGGTCACGTTCGTGGACGACCACCGCCAGTGGTTCAAGGCGTCCACGGGCTTCACGACCCGTCAGGACCCGCGCCCGCAGTCCATCTGCGCGATCACGGTGGACCAGCGCGCGCCGCTGATCATTCCGGACACCCTGCTGGACCCGCGGACCGCTACGCTGAACTCCGTGCTGGGCGGCCCACGCATCCGTTTCTATGCCGGTGTGCCGCTCGTCACCGACGACGGGCACACGGTGGGGACGCTGTGCGTCATGGACACCCGGCCGCGCGAGTTCGGTGACGGCAACCTGGAAGTCCTGGCGCAATTCTCGGAACTGGTCCTCTCGGAACTGCGGCTGCGGCTGGCCCTGCGGGACCTGGAGGCCATGGCGCACACCGACACCCTGACCGGCCTGCCCAACCGCCGCGCCTTCGACCGGACGCTGGCCACTGCCTGCGCCGCCCTGCCCGGCGACCCGCTGGTGCTGGGCGTGATGGACCTCGACCGGTTCAAGGTCATCAACGACACCCTGGGTCACGCGGTCGGGGACGCCGTGCTGCGCTTCGTGGCCGAACAGATCGGCGCGCTGCTGCGCCCAGGCGAACTGCTCGCCCGGTACGGCGGCGACGAGTTCGCGCTGCTGCTGACCGGCCCGGACGCCCTGCGCCGCGCCCGCGACCTGACGACCGACCTGCCCCAGCACCTGCGCATGCCGTCCGGACTGCGCGTCAGCGTGAGCCTGGGCCTGAGCAGCGCCCCCACTCCGGGCGACCCGGCAGACCTGCTGCGCCGCGCCGACCACGCCATGTACCGCGCCAAGCAGGGCGGCCAGACCGCAGCCCTGGACCTGCACACGCCCCTCCCTCCGGGCCGGACCTGA
- a CDS encoding EAL domain-containing protein, with protein MLDRLTEPDVTALRTLTGSMDPVIVVDGDLQVLGVSEAFLALSGWTAAQLLGQPLTQLCLPHDREELHRAAQVFLLQGTLPDRRDFTLRSALHGTADHEALPVQLRGVRYDLPGAGRVAALLVRPVTPLRPITQFYRQVLQELPLGVAVTDAAGRYVYANPAALPPDSAPQQLIGRTDREAAGLLNLPEAALRLREEALTQMRREPARLAWDELLAGGTVQERTLIPLHSAAGDLKVLSFATDLPERARQSERLTLLEGSMQATTSPVCILDARRGAQHGRVAYANAAMGALHPSTQVPGTHPLEWPWLPLDRQGLRELLTYLNDTPEPAFKYDLHLPGRREWWEVSATRVGSAAGPGSHWALILRDVREERHTDLFLRSFADATVISLQDAPLEAVLAPIFRGVEQVARGWSPGVATLESEFMRIMGPVPAPLGRMLARFPTQEARQLWSGRDLERRGEAQVIYDLWERVRVGQQVGDRWIPAVQTSVEVPMYDRDRQLLGLLALTHPDRVDVPPAVQRLAENVAGQIALFIDRQRKLEQLQRLAYTDALTGLQNRAGFARESAALLGRPADLNAPLALALMDLNRFKLVNDTLGHDVGDQLLAAISERLSEVTARYPVPVLARMGGDEFAVILNDPAQIGALSADIHDAVTRPFMIGGRQLRVGVAVGWSVYPATARDGAALLRQADTAMYHAKRTGQGHQVFSPAAQPRIAHLTLETALFEALQEGQFSLVFQPQVACADRRLCSAEVLLRWTHPELGVVSPADFIPVAESTGLIGSIGLFVLSGALREVAGWPAHLTVSVNVSPVQLRQPDFPQRVMDLLQEAGVAPQRLTLEVTETAFINDLNAVAGAVRTLRELGVRVAVDDFGTGYSTLMTLRQLLVHELKIDRAFVRDLCSEGREGRENRAIVQATLGLGQALGLGVVAEGVETQEQADLLAELGCPVMQGWLIAPGLSAPAFREQFLPGLSSPDLCG; from the coding sequence ATGCTGGACCGCCTGACCGAACCCGACGTGACCGCGCTGCGCACCCTGACGGGCAGTATGGACCCGGTCATCGTGGTTGACGGCGACCTTCAGGTGCTGGGCGTATCCGAAGCGTTCCTGGCCCTGAGCGGCTGGACGGCCGCTCAGCTGCTCGGGCAGCCGCTGACGCAGCTGTGCCTGCCGCACGACCGCGAGGAACTGCACCGGGCCGCGCAGGTGTTCCTGCTTCAGGGCACGCTGCCGGACCGGCGGGACTTCACGCTGCGCAGCGCCCTTCACGGGACCGCCGACCACGAGGCGCTGCCGGTGCAGCTGCGCGGCGTGCGCTACGACCTGCCCGGCGCGGGGAGAGTCGCGGCGCTGCTGGTGCGGCCCGTCACGCCGCTGCGGCCCATCACGCAGTTCTACCGGCAGGTGCTGCAGGAGTTACCGCTGGGCGTGGCCGTGACGGACGCGGCCGGGCGGTACGTGTACGCCAACCCGGCCGCGCTACCGCCAGACAGCGCCCCGCAGCAGCTGATCGGGCGCACCGACCGGGAGGCCGCCGGGCTGCTGAACCTACCGGAAGCGGCGCTGCGGCTGCGCGAGGAGGCGCTGACGCAGATGCGGCGCGAACCGGCGCGGCTGGCCTGGGATGAACTGCTGGCCGGCGGCACCGTGCAGGAACGCACCCTGATTCCCCTGCACAGCGCGGCGGGAGACCTGAAGGTGCTGTCGTTCGCCACGGACCTGCCGGAACGCGCTCGGCAGTCCGAACGGCTGACGCTGCTGGAGGGCAGCATGCAGGCCACCACCTCGCCCGTGTGCATTCTGGACGCCCGGCGCGGCGCGCAGCACGGCCGGGTCGCCTACGCGAACGCCGCGATGGGCGCGCTGCACCCGAGTACGCAGGTGCCGGGAACGCACCCGCTGGAATGGCCGTGGCTGCCGTTGGACCGCCAGGGCCTGCGGGAACTGCTGACGTACCTGAACGACACGCCGGAACCCGCGTTCAAGTACGACCTGCACCTGCCGGGCCGCCGCGAGTGGTGGGAGGTCTCTGCCACGCGGGTGGGCAGCGCCGCCGGGCCGGGCAGCCACTGGGCGCTGATCCTGCGGGACGTGCGTGAGGAGCGGCACACGGACCTGTTCCTGCGCAGTTTCGCGGACGCCACGGTCATCTCGTTGCAGGACGCGCCGCTGGAAGCGGTGCTGGCGCCCATCTTCCGGGGCGTGGAGCAGGTGGCGCGCGGCTGGAGTCCCGGCGTGGCCACCCTGGAGAGCGAATTCATGAGGATCATGGGGCCGGTGCCTGCCCCGCTGGGGCGGATGCTCGCCCGCTTCCCGACGCAGGAAGCGCGGCAGTTGTGGAGTGGCCGCGACCTAGAACGGCGGGGAGAGGCACAGGTCATTTACGACCTGTGGGAGCGCGTCCGGGTGGGACAGCAGGTCGGGGACCGCTGGATTCCGGCGGTGCAGACCAGCGTGGAGGTGCCCATGTACGACCGCGACCGGCAGCTGCTGGGCCTGCTGGCCCTGACGCACCCCGACCGCGTGGACGTCCCGCCCGCCGTGCAGCGGCTGGCCGAGAACGTGGCCGGGCAGATCGCGCTGTTCATTGACCGGCAGCGCAAACTGGAGCAGTTGCAGCGGCTGGCGTACACCGACGCCCTGACCGGCCTGCAGAACCGGGCGGGGTTCGCGCGGGAGTCCGCGGCGCTGCTGGGCCGGCCCGCCGACCTGAACGCGCCGCTGGCCCTGGCGCTGATGGACCTGAACCGCTTCAAGCTGGTGAACGACACGCTGGGCCATGACGTGGGTGATCAGCTGCTGGCCGCCATCAGCGAGCGCCTGAGCGAGGTCACGGCCCGCTACCCGGTGCCGGTGCTGGCGCGCATGGGCGGCGACGAGTTCGCGGTGATCCTGAATGACCCGGCGCAGATCGGCGCGCTCAGCGCCGACATTCATGACGCCGTGACCCGCCCGTTCATGATCGGGGGCCGTCAGTTGCGGGTGGGCGTCGCCGTGGGCTGGAGCGTGTACCCGGCTACCGCGCGGGACGGCGCGGCGCTGCTGCGGCAGGCGGATACCGCCATGTATCACGCCAAGCGCACCGGGCAGGGCCATCAGGTGTTCAGTCCGGCCGCGCAGCCCCGCATCGCGCACCTGACGCTGGAAACGGCGCTGTTCGAGGCGCTTCAGGAGGGGCAGTTCAGTCTGGTGTTCCAGCCGCAGGTGGCCTGCGCCGACCGGCGGTTGTGCAGCGCGGAGGTGCTGCTGCGCTGGACGCACCCGGAACTGGGCGTGGTCTCGCCCGCCGATTTCATTCCGGTGGCGGAATCCACCGGGCTGATCGGCAGCATCGGGCTGTTCGTGCTGAGCGGCGCGCTGCGCGAGGTGGCCGGGTGGCCCGCGCACCTGACAGTCAGCGTGAATGTGTCGCCGGTGCAGTTGCGTCAGCCGGACTTTCCGCAGCGGGTGATGGACCTGTTGCAGGAGGCGGGGGTCGCGCCGCAGCGCCTGACGCTGGAAGTCACGGAAACGGCGTTCATCAACGACCTGAACGCCGTGGCGGGCGCCGTCCGCACCCTGCGGGAGCTGGGCGTGCGGGTGGCGGTGGATGATTTCGGCACCGGGTACTCGACCCTGATGACGCTGCGGCAACTGCTGGTTCACGAACTGAAGATCGACCGGGCGTTCGTGCGGGATCTGTGCAGCGAGGGCCGGGAGGGCCGCGAGAACCGCGCCATCGTGCAGGCCACGCTGGGGCTGGGGCAGGCGCTGGGTCTGGGCGTGGTGGCCGAGGGTGTGGAGACGCAGGAGCAGGCGGACCTGCTGGCCGAACTGGGCTGCCCGGTCATGCAGGGCTGGTTGATCGCGCCGGGCCTGAGCGCCCCCGCCTTCCGGGAACAGTTCCTGCCGGGGCTCAGCAGCCCGGACCTGTGCGGCTGA
- a CDS encoding Ohr family peroxiredoxin, with protein sequence MTDSTSSDSRLVYTATSEVSGGRSGQAFVGRDRLNVTLRPPQSRTEGADPEELFAAGYASCFLSALQSVARRDNITVGTPQARAHVSLHAEQGGSYHLSVQLQIHLPGTDDATAEALIHAAHATCPYSRAIAGNVQVDLELHSNPLL encoded by the coding sequence ATGACCGACTCCACCTCCAGCGATTCCAGACTCGTGTACACCGCCACCAGCGAGGTCAGCGGCGGCCGCAGCGGGCAGGCGTTCGTGGGCCGCGACCGCCTGAACGTCACCCTGCGCCCCCCGCAGTCCCGCACCGAGGGAGCCGACCCCGAGGAACTGTTCGCCGCCGGGTACGCCTCCTGCTTCCTCAGCGCCCTGCAAAGCGTTGCCCGGCGTGACAACATCACGGTCGGCACGCCCCAGGCCCGCGCGCACGTCAGCCTGCACGCCGAACAGGGCGGCAGTTACCACCTGAGCGTGCAGCTTCAGATTCACCTGCCCGGCACCGACGACGCCACCGCCGAGGCGCTCATTCACGCCGCGCACGCCACCTGCCCGTACAGCCGCGCCATTGCCGGGAACGTTCAGGTAGACCTGGAACTGCACAGCAACCCGCTGCTGTAA
- a CDS encoding EAL domain-containing protein: MHSSGTQTDQDAVILSALLGSVEALAVVDAVTLHILGTTDAFTARLQRSRRSLDGLPFWPLFPAAERDHALERLRTLAQTGEPCPASPFALLDAAGQAVHTDLTGVRLPLPGGQQTLLLTLGSCGEGAPPPSLLADVLDNLPLDVAAFDLQGRYLYVNPAAIRDPAVRAGAIGLTHREYGQWRGHPARRTATRDHHFQLAGEGAVQQWEEYFRTPGGHKIIRRALWPVTGQDGQVRLLIGYGSDVTASPEQTQRVTLLETMVNTSVDPLLVVDARPGPAYLSVVYGNPALHAFLRSHGLDQLPETPMPDWPLGEGNRRAIMDMLGRLHPTELRRDVLYLPDAHQWAEVNISPIRDDDTCVYWAINLRDVTEAYQTAEVQTQVARANRLALSGSPLHGSMAALLGGVAAAHPGWRPALVIANHAGMQQVIGTISDEFTERVEREPLATMERFWQLTDPDGQGEPLIVPDLLHADLPDPAAQAMTPHLGVRSVVQLPLYGRAGQLLGVLIAAHPDPHRWSGPVLEDLRRRVSAAAMLVEQHAQQERLAALAFTDPLTGLMNRVTLSEHLDRQLRGEARPDQRLAFGLMDLDRFKFLNDGYGHPAGDQLLRQLAGRLDAVCARHGVQALARMGGDEFALLVDAARVPALTVDLSAVFDTPFEISTGTVSGGAGSSLVLLQASLGWSVYPDTAADASELHQQADAAMYGAKRRQVFSQVFEPVARTGLQTLTLETALRESLRNGDFHLVFQPQIGVRRGTLVGAEALLRWTHPVLGTVPPDQFIPVAEMGGLMGALGAWVLRTACQEAARWTGVCLSVNVSSLQLNAPDFASEVRAALTGSGLSARRLVLEVTETGLVDNPARTRETLQALRDEGVRISIDDFGTGYSSLVSVRTLPVDELKIDRSFIHDLGQDSQAGRESRAIVSASVLMAHAMGIDVVAEGVETSEQAAQLAELGCDLMQGWLYAPGLSAEQFARWRAQWPERVTAPGLPAQPERPD, encoded by the coding sequence ATGCACTCATCCGGCACCCAGACTGATCAGGACGCAGTGATCCTGTCTGCCCTGCTGGGCAGTGTAGAGGCTCTGGCTGTCGTCGACGCCGTCACCCTGCACATTCTGGGAACGACCGACGCCTTCACAGCCCGGTTGCAGCGGAGCCGGCGTTCACTGGACGGGCTGCCCTTCTGGCCTCTGTTCCCGGCCGCAGAGCGCGACCACGCACTGGAACGGCTGCGGACACTCGCCCAGACTGGTGAACCCTGCCCGGCCTCTCCGTTCGCCCTGCTGGACGCCGCCGGGCAGGCCGTGCACACGGACCTGACCGGCGTCCGGTTGCCCCTGCCCGGCGGCCAGCAGACCCTGCTGCTGACCCTGGGGTCCTGCGGTGAGGGCGCGCCTCCCCCGTCCCTGCTGGCCGACGTGCTGGATAACCTGCCGCTGGACGTCGCCGCGTTCGACCTGCAGGGCCGTTACCTGTACGTGAATCCGGCGGCCATCCGCGACCCGGCCGTCCGGGCCGGCGCGATCGGCCTGACGCACCGCGAGTACGGTCAGTGGCGCGGCCACCCGGCCCGCCGGACCGCAACGCGTGACCATCACTTTCAACTGGCGGGTGAAGGCGCGGTCCAGCAGTGGGAGGAATACTTCCGCACGCCCGGCGGCCACAAGATCATCCGCCGGGCGCTCTGGCCAGTGACCGGCCAGGACGGCCAGGTCCGCCTGCTCATCGGGTACGGGTCCGACGTGACTGCCTCGCCCGAGCAGACCCAGCGCGTGACACTTCTGGAAACCATGGTCAACACCTCCGTGGACCCGCTGCTGGTCGTGGACGCCCGCCCCGGCCCCGCCTACCTGAGCGTGGTGTACGGCAACCCCGCCCTGCATGCATTCCTGCGCAGCCACGGTCTGGACCAGCTGCCCGAGACGCCCATGCCGGACTGGCCGCTGGGTGAGGGCAACCGCCGCGCCATCATGGACATGCTGGGCCGCCTGCATCCCACCGAGCTGCGCCGTGACGTGCTGTACCTGCCCGACGCGCACCAGTGGGCCGAGGTGAACATCAGTCCCATCCGGGACGACGACACCTGCGTCTACTGGGCCATCAACCTGCGCGACGTGACCGAGGCGTACCAGACGGCCGAGGTGCAGACTCAGGTGGCCCGCGCCAACCGCCTGGCCCTGAGCGGCTCCCCACTGCACGGCAGCATGGCGGCCCTGCTCGGAGGCGTGGCAGCCGCGCATCCCGGCTGGCGACCGGCGCTGGTCATCGCCAACCACGCCGGCATGCAGCAGGTGATCGGGACGATCAGCGACGAGTTCACGGAGCGCGTGGAAAGGGAACCGCTGGCCACCATGGAACGGTTCTGGCAGCTGACCGACCCTGACGGGCAGGGCGAACCGCTGATCGTGCCCGACCTGCTGCACGCCGACCTGCCCGACCCGGCGGCGCAGGCCATGACCCCGCACCTGGGCGTGCGTAGCGTCGTGCAGCTTCCCCTGTACGGCCGCGCCGGTCAGCTGCTGGGCGTGCTGATCGCCGCGCACCCGGACCCGCACCGCTGGTCGGGGCCAGTGCTCGAAGACCTGCGGCGGCGCGTGTCGGCCGCCGCCATGCTGGTCGAACAGCACGCGCAGCAGGAACGGCTGGCCGCGCTGGCCTTCACGGACCCGCTGACCGGCCTGATGAACCGCGTCACGCTGAGCGAACACCTGGACCGTCAGTTGCGCGGCGAGGCCCGCCCGGACCAGCGGCTGGCATTCGGCCTGATGGACCTCGACCGGTTCAAGTTCCTGAACGACGGGTACGGCCACCCGGCTGGCGATCAGCTGCTGCGCCAGCTGGCCGGCCGACTGGACGCCGTGTGCGCCCGGCACGGCGTTCAGGCACTGGCCCGCATGGGCGGCGACGAATTCGCGCTGCTGGTCGACGCTGCGCGCGTGCCTGCCCTGACCGTCGACCTGAGTGCGGTGTTCGACACGCCGTTCGAGATCAGCACCGGAACCGTCAGCGGCGGCGCTGGCAGCAGCCTCGTGCTGCTCCAGGCGTCACTGGGCTGGAGCGTCTACCCGGACACCGCCGCCGACGCCAGCGAACTGCACCAGCAGGCCGACGCCGCCATGTACGGCGCCAAGCGCCGCCAGGTGTTCTCGCAGGTGTTCGAGCCGGTCGCGCGCACCGGCCTGCAGACCCTGACGCTGGAAACGGCGTTGCGCGAGAGCCTGCGCAACGGCGACTTTCATCTGGTGTTCCAGCCGCAGATCGGTGTTCGCCGTGGCACCCTCGTCGGGGCCGAGGCGCTGCTGCGCTGGACCCACCCGGTCCTGGGGACCGTGCCGCCCGACCAGTTCATTCCCGTCGCGGAGATGGGCGGCCTGATGGGCGCACTGGGTGCCTGGGTGCTGCGCACCGCCTGCCAGGAAGCTGCCCGCTGGACCGGCGTGTGCCTGAGTGTCAACGTGTCCAGTCTTCAACTGAATGCCCCGGATTTCGCCTCGGAAGTCCGCGCCGCCCTGACCGGCAGCGGCCTCAGTGCCCGCCGACTGGTTCTGGAAGTCACGGAAACCGGCCTGGTCGACAACCCCGCCCGCACCCGCGAAACACTCCAGGCGCTGCGGGACGAGGGCGTGCGCATCAGCATCGACGATTTCGGCACCGGGTATTCCTCGCTGGTCAGCGTGCGGACCCTGCCGGTCGACGAACTGAAAATCGACCGTTCCTTCATTCACGACCTGGGTCAGGACTCTCAGGCGGGCCGTGAAAGCCGCGCTATCGTGAGCGCCAGTGTTCTCATGGCGCACGCCATGGGCATCGACGTGGTCGCCGAGGGCGTCGAGACATCCGAACAGGCCGCGCAACTCGCTGAACTCGGCTGCGACCTGATGCAGGGCTGGCTGTACGCGCCGGGCCTGAGTGCCGAACAGTTCGCGCGGTGGCGGGCGCAGTGGCCGGAGCGCGTCACCGCTCCGGGACTCCCTGCCCAACCTGAACGCCCGGACTGA
- a CDS encoding DNA repair protein, which produces MARVKTKSETTAPTSPASPYASFDALMATAAVDSQIQSLADSGADTLTLDSALTEAITAAQRRWGLGLHHLTHTARSDGDDILFLTDGRATAPLSGGVEALARAYEDMRATDERGLSLWGALSEGHRLPGDAPGARLKVLIEDARDFETHWTAGRAEQYWRTWRSGETLFAEVARPASAEAALSDAAWDVITSIKDRVFQRDLMRRSEEVGMLGALLGARHAGARSNLSLLPDAHFTVQAAVHSVTGPDARNADTHRALLRAASAELDELQSHTTRQLAEVLRHGLKNS; this is translated from the coding sequence ATGGCACGAGTAAAAACTAAAAGCGAAACGACCGCCCCCACCTCCCCCGCTTCCCCGTACGCGTCCTTCGACGCGCTGATGGCGACCGCCGCCGTCGACAGTCAGATTCAGTCACTCGCCGACAGCGGAGCCGACACCCTGACCCTGGACAGCGCCCTGACCGAGGCGATCACGGCCGCGCAGCGCCGCTGGGGCCTGGGCCTGCACCACCTGACCCACACCGCCCGCAGCGACGGCGACGACATCCTGTTCCTCACGGACGGCCGCGCCACCGCCCCGCTGAGCGGCGGCGTGGAAGCCCTGGCCCGCGCGTACGAGGACATGCGCGCCACCGACGAACGCGGCCTGAGCCTGTGGGGCGCACTCAGCGAGGGCCACCGCCTGCCCGGCGACGCACCCGGCGCCCGCCTGAAAGTCCTGATCGAGGACGCCCGCGATTTCGAAACGCACTGGACCGCCGGCCGCGCCGAGCAGTACTGGCGCACCTGGCGCAGCGGCGAGACCCTGTTCGCGGAAGTCGCCCGGCCCGCCAGCGCCGAGGCCGCCCTCTCGGACGCCGCGTGGGACGTGATCACCAGCATCAAGGACCGCGTGTTCCAGCGTGACCTGATGCGCCGCAGCGAGGAAGTCGGCATGCTCGGCGCGCTGCTGGGCGCGCGCCACGCCGGAGCCCGCAGCAACCTCAGCCTGCTGCCCGACGCGCACTTCACCGTGCAGGCCGCCGTGCACAGCGTCACCGGACCCGACGCCCGCAACGCCGACACGCACCGCGCTCTGCTGCGCGCCGCCAGCGCTGAACTCGACGAACTGCAGTCCCACACCACCCGCCAGCTGGCCGAGGTGCTGCGCCACGGACTGAAGAACAGCTGA
- a CDS encoding LysR substrate-binding domain-containing protein has translation MDQRQLQAFVITAQELHFGRAAERLNLTGPPLGRLIRTLEDRIGTPLLTRTTRRVTLTPAGQAFLPQAQAILAQMDGAASLARRTASGHAGHLRLGYLGAASLHLLPRLWRHMTATHPDIQIDATELCTPDQRQALLSGELDAGLMALPVWHDRLSARPLIRIPLLAALPSTHPLAGRTSLHLRELAAEEWLTCTPYATTLPPEQVQALCQAFGVLPRIRAVGGTESAVVGRVAAGQGVTLVPQPLVNPRQDGVTFVPLEDGVTLDVGLVTCRDASNPALGALLGSLAAVTGLMGES, from the coding sequence ATGGATCAGCGGCAACTGCAGGCGTTCGTGATCACCGCCCAGGAACTTCACTTCGGGCGGGCGGCCGAGCGCCTGAACCTGACCGGGCCGCCGCTGGGCCGCCTGATCCGCACGCTGGAAGACCGGATCGGCACGCCCCTGCTGACCCGCACGACCCGCCGCGTGACCCTGACCCCCGCCGGGCAGGCCTTCCTGCCGCAAGCACAGGCGATCCTGGCGCAGATGGACGGCGCGGCCAGTCTGGCGCGCCGCACGGCCAGCGGGCATGCCGGGCACCTGCGCCTGGGGTACCTGGGGGCCGCCAGCCTGCACCTGCTGCCCCGACTGTGGCGGCACATGACGGCCACGCACCCGGATATTCAGATCGACGCGACCGAGCTGTGTACGCCCGATCAGCGTCAGGCCCTGCTGAGCGGCGAACTGGACGCCGGCCTGATGGCCCTGCCCGTCTGGCACGACCGCCTGAGCGCCCGCCCCCTGATCCGCATTCCGCTGCTGGCCGCGCTGCCCAGCACGCACCCGCTGGCCGGCCGGACCAGTCTGCACCTGCGCGAACTGGCCGCCGAGGAGTGGCTGACCTGCACGCCCTACGCCACCACCCTGCCGCCCGAGCAGGTGCAGGCGCTGTGTCAGGCGTTCGGCGTGCTGCCCCGCATCCGCGCTGTCGGGGGAACCGAGAGCGCCGTGGTGGGCCGCGTGGCCGCCGGGCAGGGCGTCACACTGGTCCCGCAACCGCTCGTGAACCCCCGGCAGGACGGCGTGACCTTCGTGCCGCTGGAGGACGGCGTCACGCTCGACGTGGGCCTCGTCACCTGCCGGGACGCCAGCAACCCCGCGCTGGGGGCGCTGCTCGGCAGCCTCGCCGCCGTCACAGGGTTGATGGGTGAAAGTTGA
- a CDS encoding response regulator, with amino-acid sequence MTRPFRVLLVDDNPADLLLAQEVFHEHGDALHVTTCSSGGEALEALRHPPTRPDVVILDVNMPVMSGFEVLQAIKDDPALVSIPVVMLSTSSHPGDIERAYTLHASSYMVKSSSFQTFMEQVDAFVSFWKESRTPSWPERAGR; translated from the coding sequence GTGACCCGTCCTTTTCGCGTGCTGCTGGTCGACGACAACCCGGCGGATCTGCTGCTGGCGCAGGAGGTCTTTCATGAGCACGGCGACGCGCTGCACGTCACCACCTGCTCCAGCGGCGGCGAGGCGCTGGAGGCGCTGCGGCACCCACCGACCCGCCCGGACGTGGTGATTCTGGACGTGAACATGCCGGTCATGTCGGGGTTCGAGGTGTTGCAGGCCATCAAGGACGACCCGGCGCTGGTGTCGATTCCGGTCGTGATGCTCTCCACGTCCTCGCACCCGGGGGATATCGAGCGGGCGTACACCCTGCACGCCAGTTCGTACATGGTCAAGAGCAGTTCCTTTCAGACGTTCATGGAGCAGGTGGACGCCTTCGTGAGCTTCTGGAAGGAAAGCCGCACGCCCAGCTGGCCTGAACGCGCCGGGCGCTGA